TGGTTGGACAGGTGGAATTAATCCCAGATCAGGGATTGGTTGTACAGGTGGAAGTAATCGCAGACCGGGGATTGGTTGGACAGGTGGAAGTAATCCCAGATCGGGGATTGGTTGGACAGGTGGAATTAATCCCAGATCAGGGATTGGTTGGACAGGTGGAAGTAATCCCAGATCGGGGATTGGTTGGACAGGTGGAATTAATCCCAGATCAGGGATTGGTTGTACAGGTGGAAGTAATCCCAGATCGGGGATTGGTTGTACAGGTGGAAGTAATAGTGTGGTCACCTTGTTGCCACTGATACAAATCACTTCCAGGTTCCCTGCTCACCTCAAGGAAACAGGGACGCATTTCTACAGTATTGAAGCAGGGCCTGAGCTTTAGCTGTGTTGCTATGGAAACCAGTCCAGGTGTGAAGTTAGGTTTTAAAACAAGAAGACACACAACAGGACTGTTTGGATCAGGAGTCTGACATGGCACCCTGTTCTGtgatagtgcactacattggagcAGAGGGTCCTGtttaaaaaagtagtgcactatggagggaatagggtgccagtgccagtggagacagagggaggtgttgCTGTGTGAAGGAGGGAGACCGTACACCCTACAGCTGGTTTATATTAAGTGACTCAACCTTCCTGCCAAAGACTGCTGGCGACTGCTGGAGTAGAACGTGGCAAGGCAATGCTGGAGGGGTGGctgtgttctacagacagtcCATCGAGTTACCAGACAGCAGTCCTACAGGTAACGCCTTGCCAGCTAAACAGGAGGAGGGCaccatgctgctgctactgctgctgttggGGGAGGGGTCTACGTTCTCACTGTCCTCCATCTTGTCTGAACAGCCGTCCCAGTTGATATGGAACCGGGTCACACGGGGGTTAGAGGCCAGGATGTTCCTCtgcagctggaggaggaggaggggagggttatGGTTCAGAATTAAGGCTGGGAGTCCAAAGAGTCTACTTCAGATTTCAAACTGTGGTGAGAATCCTTCACAAGAAGTCGATTCCTTTACAACAATCTGTTTTGCATCACAATGATTTTTATGTTTTGTGATTTTTTTGGTGTGTGTATCATCGTGTGTATTACCTGTGTatagtctggtgtgtgtgtgtgtgtgtattagtgtgtataACCTGTGTatagtctggtgtgtgtgtgtgtatataacctgtgtatagtctggtgtgtgtgtgtattagtgcgTATTACCTGTGTgtagtctggtgtgtgtgtgtgtgtattacctgTGTGTAGTCTGGTGTGTATATTAGTGTGTATTACCTATGTgcagtctggtgtgtgtgtgtgtgcattagtgtGTATAACCTGTGTatagtctggtgtgtgtgtgtgcgtgtgtgagtgcgtaTTACCTGTGTGTAGTCTGGTGTGTATATTAGTGTGTATTACCTATGTgcagtctggtgtgtgtgtgtatgtgtgtgtgtattagtgcgTATTACCTGTGTGTAGTCTGGTGTGTATATTAGTGTGCATTACCTATGTgcagtctggtgtgtgtgtgtgtgtgtgtattagtgtgtataACCTGTGTatagtctggtgtgtgtgtgtgtgtgtgtgtgtgagagtgcgtaTTACCTGTGTGTAGTCTGGTGTGTATATTAGTGTGTATTACCTATGTgcagtctggtgtgtgtgtgtgtatcagtgtgagtTACCTGTGTgcagtctggtgtgtgtgtatcagtgtgagtTACCTGTATgtagtctggtgtgtgtgtatcagtgtgagttacctgtgtgtagtctggtgtgtgtgtatcagtgtgagtTACCTGTATgtagtctggtgtgtgtgtgtatcagtgtgagttacctgtgtgtagtctggtgtgtgtgtatcagtgtgagttacctgtgtgtatcagtgttagttacctgtgtgtatcagtgttagttacctgtgtgtatcagtgtgagttacctgtgtgtagtctggtgtgtgtgtagtctggtGTGTGTATTACCTGTGTGTAGTCTGGTGTGTGTATTACCTGTGTGTAGTCTGGTGTGTGTATTACCTGGGTGTAGTCTGGTTTGACTGGTGGGTTCTCTCTGAGCTCTGGGTCGGTGTATTCATTGTTGACATAGTAACCGATACGGATGAACTCCTGTCCGTTGTAGGTGCAGGTGATGAGCGCCACGGTTACCCCCACAGCATCACTCTCAGGAATCAGCCCGGTGTTGGGGGCATccgcctggaggagagagagagagatggggtgatgagaaggagaaagggaggagaagaagagggtaGGAACAAAAAGAGATGATCTGATGAGAGGAAGGagaagtgggaggaggaggaagagatagagggaggggtgtgtgtgtgtgtatcagtcacTCAGTGTGTCTCTCACCTGGAACACGAACATGTGTCTGCCTGCTGGTACCGGTCCGACCAGAACTGAGTCCAGAGTCTGATCATACTCCTCACTCTCTGCTGAGCCCACATAGATGATCTTCCACTCCaggtctaaacacacacacacacacacacacacatacacacacagattaacttccctgacccagtctgtaatacatgtttcaagcagaccaccatagtccctgttccctagaacactaaggtaacctgcataaatgactaccgccccgtagcacccacagctgtagccatgaagtgctttaaaaaaaaaactggtcatggctcacatcaacaccatcatgccagacaccctggaccgactccaattcacataccgccccaacagagccacagatgatgcaatctctatcaCACTCTACAttcccctttcccacctggacaaaaggaacacctatgtgagaatgctattcattgactacagctcagtgttcaacaacatagtgccctcaaagctcatcactaagctaaggaccctgggactaaacatctccctctgcaactggacttcctgacggtggtgagggtaggtaacaacacatttgccacgctgatcctcaacacgggggcccctcaggggtgcgtgctcagtcccctcctgtactccctgttcacccatgaccttacacgactcccaacaccatcattaagtttcccagcgacacgacggtggtaggcctgacaCCAACGACGAGAcgacctatagggaggaggttaaagacctggcagtgtggtgccaggacaacaacctctccctcaacgtcagcaagacaaaggagatgattgtggactacaggaaacgcttcaagttcctctgtgtccacatcactaaggacctatcatggtccaaacacaccaacacagttgtgaagagggcacgacaaagccacTTCCCCCTCAGGACGCTgaagagatttggcatgggtcctcagatcctctaaatgttctacagctgcaccattgagagcatcttgactggctgcgtcTCCGCTTGGTACGGCAGCTGCTTGGCATCCGGCCGCAAGGcgctccagagggtggtgcgtgtacatcactggggccgaattcactgccatccaggacctctatttatttaacctttatttaactaggcaagtcaggggagaacgacagatttgtaccttgtcagttcgggaatttgaacttgcaacctttcgcccaacgctctaaccactaggctaccctgccgcccctactatgccaggcggtgtcaaaggccctaaaaattgtcaaagactccagccacccagttctctctgctaccgcacggcaagtggtatcggagcgccaagtctagatccaaaaggcaccttaacagcttctacccctgaGCAATAAgattgctgaacaattaatcagaTGGCTACCCTAAATAtttacatcccccccccccttataATGGAAACAGACTCTTACaccggctctatgcacactcaatggactctaccaacacacacgctacactgacactccaacacacacgctacactgacactccaacacacacgctacactgacactccaacacacacgctacactgacactccaacacacacgctacactgacactccaacacacacgctacactgacactccaagaCACacgctacactgacactccaagaCACacgctacactgacactccaacacacacgctacactgacactccaacacacacgctacactgacactccaacacacacgctacactgacactccaacacacacgctacactgacactccaatacacacgctacactgacactccaatacacacacgctacactgacactccaatacacacacgctacactgacactccaatacacacgctacactgacactccaatacacacacacactctgtttattatctattctaATTGCTTTGTCACTTTTacccctatctacatgtacatatgacctaAATGACCTTAtacccctgtacattgactcggtaccgataCTCCTAGTGTATAGATAGTCTTGTTATGTTATATTTAATTGTGCTACTGTTTCCTTTTTTGGAAAttgttcttactttttaactgcattgCTGGGAAATGGCCCATAAATAAGTCCAATAATAAATTTAATTAAATGGTTAAATGCTTTTCATTATACAAAAATGCATAATATAAGCCAAAAATGAGGAGTCTGAAAGCTTTAAAAGCCCCAACAGTCTAAACATCCAGGAGATTACCTGGAAGGGAGACCTAAAGGTGTTGCTGGGAAGAAAAGAACCCAATGTTCCGAGCCCGGGTCACACAACGTTCCGAGCCCGGGTCACACAACGTTCCGAGCCCGGGTCACACAACGTTCCGAGCCCGGGTCACACAACGTTCCGAGCCCGGGTCACACAACGTTCCGAGCCCGGGTCACACAACGTTCCGAGCCGGGGTCACACAACGTTCCGAGCCCGGGTCACACAACGTTCCGAGCCCGGGTCACACAACGTCCCGAGCCGGgcaaatgtgacaaatacaattcgaTTTTAATTTAGGAAGTTTACTTCCTTTACTTTAAAACCCATTTATTCACTAGTGCACTATttctgaccaggtcccataaaGCTCACTATATAAAGAGAATAGGCTGCTATTTCAGAAACAACCACTCATTAAGTGTGGTCCCACCACCTCCACTTTAATGCGGGAAGGATAGTTTTATTCTCATTAGTGGAAATAGCTATTTATCGGTTATAAAACTAATTTAGGACAAGAGATATGTTTTTCCCGCAATTTATTCGTAAATAGTTCCATGGTCTGACAATGTAATCCGTTAACGCACCAATCGGCTCGAGGCCACCCAGACGTCAGAGAAGGACCGGAAACGTGAACAATACGCGCGGGCGCCAAATTCTGATGCAGTGTCAACACAAATAGCTAATTTTCTCAAACAATACCAACATATTTGAATTGATCTAAGTAGTTAGCTATAAACATATACGTGTAAAGTTAATTGAAAGATACATGTAAGCAAACTGTTGTTGCACATAAGAGGCAACGGTTAGCTACATTATAATTACACAATAATACTATAGTTAGTAATCTACATACGTTTGCTAgatttgacaaaaaaaaagaagttagCAACTGAATAACGTCACCACTCACCCTCCGGTAAATCCTCCATGCACTCGAATGTAATCTCGAACTGAAACGGATTCCCAAAAGGACTTGGGTTGTCCAGCACAGCGACATTCAACACTTGAACTTTAGCCATTTATTTTCAGTAGTCTTGAAAGCGTAGCAGATTAATAATTTGAAAATTAGTCGAATTTAGCTCATTTATCTCCCTTAACGTTGCAGATAAAGGCAGGACGGAAAATAGTAAACTAGCCAACGTTAAACAATTCAGTCTCTTTGACTAAAGAAAGAGACGTGTGTGGCGTCTTCTGATGGTTGTTACCGTCTTCTCTCCTGCAAACTTAGTCAATTTCAATTGCTTGCAATATAACACCTGCTTGGCGCTAGATTCGTTTtcaaaataaattaaacaaaagCTTGCTTTGGCAGGTGTTTTGTTTGAAGTTCTCGGTTATTTTGTAGCTAGAGGATAACATTCACACTCCCGCCAGTGTGTTCGGAAATGGTCCTCGTAACGTCACGAAATCCAGCAgcgtttcttcttctctcttccggCTGTAGAACTGAGGATGGTTGAACAATAAACTTTTCGCTGCCATCTAGTGACGGGAGGGAATTGTTCAGATTAAGATTTTGCAGAAAGTAGGCCTCCAGTACTAGCAGCATAAACGCTGCACAATTAACAAAATAACTAAACAATGACTAGAGGAGAGATAAACTTTACATGTGATTAATGTATATTAGCTGATGATGTTGCACTCTGCTGAAACACAAACTCAGGATTGTGACTTAAATAAagaacattttgtgtgtgtgtgtgtcacagggggttggtggcaccttaatcggGGAGAACGGGCTGGCGGTAATGGCTGGAGAGGAATaagtggaacggtatcaaatacatggtttccaggtgtctgATACCGTTCCATTTGCTCTGTCCCGGCCGAGCcgctctccccctgtctgtctgtatattgtAGCAACCCTGGTTTATAAACGCTGATATCGACTCTGCCACTTGAGCAGACTTTTGTTGCACAATCGATGGCGCGCTGGGCTTGGGGCCAGAAAATGGACTGTCCGAGCCGCCACTCCCGGCCTGTTTCATAACAATACATACAGCTGAACATACAGCTAAATAGGCAGACAGTCACTGTGTACAGAATTGACTGGTCAGTTTCTAACAGAGTATATTCCGAATCCTAAATGTTAAAACTCCTCTCCAGTCCATAGCTCTGTATTAGGCTACAATGAGTTATGCAACGGCATAGAACTCACAGACGGTGTCTACCTTTAGTCAACGCCCTATTACTCAGACAAttcactacgtttgaccagagccccttgACACTGTTTTACACTATTTGCTAAAGATGTAGACTACAGAAGGCCTGTTTTTTGTATTCTCcacaacggtgtgtgtgtgtatgagcgagtgaaacagagacagaaaggcgATCGTTTGGTAGTAGTCCTAGGTACTGATTGGCTCTTGCGGTACATGTGACAACTGTCCTCATCTGCATATGGACAGGTACGCTATGGTGAGCGTGGTAGAGAAGTTACCGGGCTGGCACCGTGTGAATGGAGTTTTAAAGATCGTCGAGAAATCTCCTAAGTAGCCCTAGGACATCGTTAGTCTACAGCAAGAGGACTACTGTTTCATACCGCCCCTTGACTTCGGAAAATAGCTCATTGTACTCAACAGGTAAGTCCATGGAAAACACCTAAATTAAACAATCGCCAGTGTTGTTTGATAGGTCCGTATAGTAGTGCAGACTTGATAGTGTCGGCAGAGGTGTTATTGACAAGTAGTTAAAGTAGGCCGAGGCTAGTTTTAGCAGTGGAACCTTAGCTTGATAGGCTTCGAATGCTGAAAGCCGTGTTTTAGACCGTTCTGGGTTGGTTTTATTTCTTTGTAACAGCAACGCGTTAGAATTGATGCACCTGAAAACAGGTGTAGCGGGCTCGGTCGCATTCCAACAGCTGGGCAGACATTCCTTCTATCGGCGCTTTGAAATGACGTGTGTATGTGGCTGGGTTTCGCTCTGAATTCAAATATTTGTTTAGTTATAATAGTTACTTTGACAGGCACAATGGAATGGTAATTTGCAATTTGAGAAGATTTTAAAATAAAGCATCAATAATCGGTCGTTTTTAAATGGGTCTAGTCCTAGCGTTTATTAGTTGATTCAACTTGATAATATGAGCGCTTCAATATTCAAATGTCTTTCATTATTCCGTATTCGGATTCTAGTCACACGGTGGTTGTTTGGGAATGGTTGTTTGGACAGTAAAGTAAATACGTTGCGTTTCCTGTATGTTGTGCAACTCGTGGTTTCAGTGTAGTGTTGAACCGTGTACTATTGTTTACCCAGAGTATATCATTAACGATCTCACCGCTAGGAATGTTCAGACTCTCCAACCCTGGGTTTGTGCTGTTTCATCTCTGAcggggttgtgtcccaa
This genomic stretch from Oncorhynchus clarkii lewisi isolate Uvic-CL-2024 chromosome 13, UVic_Ocla_1.0, whole genome shotgun sequence harbors:
- the LOC139423724 gene encoding histone chaperone asf1b-B-like → MAKVQVLNVAVLDNPSPFGNPFQFEITFECMEDLPEDLEWKIIYVGSAESEEYDQTLDSVLVGPVPAGRHMFVFQADAPNTGLIPESDAVGVTVALITCTYNGQEFIRIGYYVNNEYTDPELRENPPVKPDYTQLQRNILASNPRVTRFHINWDGCSDKMEDSENVDPSPNSSSSSSMVPSSCLAGKALPVGLLSGNSMDCL